ttgttgtagttttacTCCTTGCCACTaggggctgtcaaacgtttCTTACCACAGACTTGGAGTCAGCCCCGGTACACTCAAATTGACAACTAATCACGACACGGGTTTGTAGTTAGGAGGGCAGAACAGTTTTTGACTGTAGCTAAGTGCATTGTGCTCGAAAGGAATGTACTAATTTATTTTGTTCCGTTGTGAATACGTTTTTGAGTCTTTTGGTTTGTTACTTGGATAAAGAGCATTTGAGTCAAGACACAATGTTACAAGACACCACCAAAATAAACTTGGATAAGAGAAATGGGCTCGCTGTGTAAACATCGCTTCTTTAACTGCACTGGGCGCACACCatcacaaaattatttttcaaatggatcatgtgactagcgcctcagacggtcatttgctttgcttagccaaaaccacctgaggactaaaaaggcaagatggatgtacgtaatttttttaaacctaagctttcaaaagcgacgacaactactgagcaagaaccaaggattggaccatgaaacgccagagcactgccaaaatggtgagcggagtttcaatttgccctactaaagacgttaattgtacaacagagctaccaccggtgtcttgccaatggagttacccccgtcaaaaattgcatGCCTTGGCGGCAggagcgcgcacacacacacattagttatgagttatgtcgacttaaacaattaattgaagccaggaaagaaccacagttatatattttggacatcaatgtttattaaactggagaaactccatacaggacttgaattatagtaataacagttataggtcaccctacgagtaaaacagtaacagttgccttttttacattcagtacTTATGTTACATTAtacgacagattttttttttttttttttttttttttttgatggatgggccatgttttaaaacctcataGATACATCACCTAAACATGGaagtcaagcaaatcagtgcagcgcagtgacTCCGCCCAGGGGGTACAAATTTTTGAcgagggtaactacattggcaagccaccagcgggcgtaccatattcaatggatgacgatcttcgcgaaaagtatagctgtcctaagcatacTATTatcaatattcttgtaagttaattttattgctgatactgcgtttcggggtcatcaacatgttgtggccCCCCCTgtccaaaaagtcaaaatccgCCTATGACCGAAACTATTGTATAGTGAAAGCACTAGATAATACCTGTTACGACATTAAGGTGAGGCTCCAGTGACTAAGCAGAAATAAGTGGCGGCAAAAGTACTTGTACTCTGTTTATACAGAAAAGTACATATTTGTACTACTTTTTACCTAGAGTACATTAGTCTTGAGTCACCTGTGGGTGGGCGGTCAACTATACAATCCCCCCAACAACCCACCTGTATGGGCTCCAACGTCACTGGAGATGTGTTGAAGTTCCCGTGAGTAAGTAAAGGCATGGCTTAGGAATTCGGCCACAAGAATCCGGCCGGCTCAACCGGATCTGCGAGCACGCTCTCTTTATATTCCTACAGCAACACCTGAAAAGCTGACTCGGCTTCAAAGAACGATCAGGAACACATTAGCGATTTCTCCTTTCGCGCTCGTATAACATGTcttttaaaagcataataccGGACAGTGAAGCGTTTGATGATTTTAGGAGTCAATGTTTGTCGACTGAAAATTGGCAGGAACGGTATAACAAAGGAAGCATGCAGGTGTGGATGGAGGTTTCCAAGAAAAAAGGGGAAGGAGGGCCTAAAGTGCACAAGATCAAGGTGAGTCACACACAAAAACGTATATTTTATAAAATAAGGACAATGTTCCTAATACTGTGGCTTTCAATTATATTGTATGTGCTTTGGAAGAGAACATTTGCGTGATATTTGATGAAAGTAGGGAATTGTGGATCAATACAAAGCAAACATCCACATGGTAAAACTTCCTGTCATTAAGAAACATTGCTGTTGGTACTATAGTTTCCTTTGTGGAAGTAACTgtctatggaggaccaaatgtaCCAAAAtcaaataactatagcataagatcgATAACTACCAGTAAATTtagttttatatgtattttgatatatttatttgtatcaacattatttcaatttttacttGAGTTTCAATAGTTATTAAATTTTCATTTACTTTTAAgattttaatgtatttacaGATATTTCATCAATTATCATTGACttcattattttcatttcattattttccttttcgatattttgtcattcattttgtatttattcaacatttatttgaatttgtattcattttttttttttacaattattttgtctttatatatatatatatatatatatctttttatgaATGTATATCTTTTTATATTtgcatatatacatactgttgaaaaatacaaacattaaTAATTTAACAATTTTAATCAAATTACATGAAAATCAAACTAAAATTTGGGTAAAATTTTATCTGAtaaatatttgtgtgtgtaactggcgtggctcagtagtggagtagttgtcccccaacccagaggttgtgggttcgattctccaccctgatgaactcgcctaagtatccttgagcaagatactgaaccccgcattactcctggtgctgtgtcaccagtaggtagatggcaatgtagtgtaaagcgctttgagtaccttgagaggtagaaaagcgctatacaagtataacactatactggactgtctcaggaaattagaatacacaatattctaattttttgagacagtcctgtgtatatatacagaactgtctcaggaaattagaatacacaatattctaatttcctgactgtctcaagaaattagaatattgtgtattctaatttcctgagacagtcctgtatatatacacaggactgtctcaaaaaattagaatattgtgtattctaattttctgagacagtccagtacaagTATAAAACTAAACAATTGCCTTTAGAAATAAATACTGGATTTACCTACCACTGTACGtgtgatgtttaaaaaaatattccataCTAAGAAGTGCAAGTCCAATCAATGTGacctttttgtgtgtttttagtgtaaaaacacaataaaagaTGTCTCAGCGGAAACCATGTATGACGTCATCCATGACAGCAAGTACCGTAAGACATGGGATAAAGTCATGCTTAAGAGTCAGGACATCGCCAAAGTCTCTGCATGCGCCGACATCGGCTACTACGCGTGTGAGTGAACCTGCTACCGTAGTGTTCTTAAACCATCTCAAGTCAGGAGTCCTGTCCACTGTTTGTTATCACAACAAGACCAgcgagaaaaaaaacttctccaaTTTCTCTAATTTCTCACGTTCCGTCCGGTTTGTCCCATGAAGGGAATTGTCCGAAACccatcaagaatcgagacgtgGTGACCCTGCGCACGTGGCGAGTAACAGACGACGATTACTCGGTCATCAACTTCTCCGTCAAACATCCGGTACATCACAATCATTAGACAAACCCTTTTAACTTTAGAGAAGGCAAACTCGTTTCAAGAAAGAGCTGTAAGTGTAATTTGTCACTTCCAGGAATATCCTCCCATAAAAGAAGCGGTGAGAGCCGTTTCCATCCTGACCGGCTATTATATCAAGCCTACTGGGCCCAACAGCTGCATTTTCATATATCTCTCGCAAGCTGACCCAAGAGGTAAGTTGAACTTGAACGCAAAATGTTCACAACCATGAAAAAACTTCATCTAAGTACctcatcacaaaaaaaaattgggactgCAAATGAATTGGGGATACAGTAATCTCTTGTTACTTTGCAGTTCACGTTTTGCAGATTCAGTTCACCACGAGGTTttaaaaagtacagtggtacctcgacatacgatcgcttcaacacacgatcttttcgacatccgacgtaaaatttgattggccatttgtttctacatccgacgacatgctcaaaatacgacgatttatgacagcgccgcagttcctTTGTTTTCCCGAAGAagaacggcggattttcttgtgagagaaatcgacacagattccaagaatgttagtgcacgtgttgaaaaaaggaaaaagttgaggcttaacattgaaatgaagatggaaatgatagaaaaatatgagcaaggtgcgcgcgtccgtgaactggctcaataaTACGGTCGTAGAATGTCgacgatctccacggtcctcctctgacctccattcggcagtctttataagttaaggtgactattattattgtggtaacattgccaaagaaatcaccagctttgtcaggtttcatTTCTTgcatatcatttatttcagaacttgtgcaacacaacacacctactgtctgccacagttgacggtgttctcaacaaaacattaaaagagaaagcaaTATCTCaacctctctccctctctcggtTACGTCAgcgacacggtgcgttcaggtacagcacgcaaaaaattattaaaacattattacaggaattattaccataattttcagactataagccgctactttttttccttcattttgaatcctgcggcttatagtccagtgcggcttatttgttgatttattagggttaaaaggtaacattttattcGATAGCgtcgtcataagacagtcagaaTTATGATGTgatactatcatgggcattactgaatgcttatgacaaatcatgtcattaaatgtcatccagcaaattatgtcactaactccatttatgtccagctcagatcttttacatccattcaaaagtgagataatttgccgaataacactaaatgacatctgctataagcattcattcatgctca
This Corythoichthys intestinalis isolate RoL2023-P3 chromosome 11, ASM3026506v1, whole genome shotgun sequence DNA region includes the following protein-coding sequences:
- the stard14 gene encoding START domain containing 14, producing the protein MSFKSIIPDSEAFDDFRSQCLSTENWQERYNKGSMQVWMEVSKKKGEGGPKVHKIKCKNTIKDVSAETMYDVIHDSKYRKTWDKVMLKSQDIAKVSACADIGYYAWNCPKPIKNRDVVTLRTWRVTDDDYSVINFSVKHPEYPPIKEAVRAVSILTGYYIKPTGPNSCIFIYLSQADPRGSLPKWLVKKVSEVMAPSVLKDVHKAGQRYPSWKAENCPEYKPWRNPTQCTLPMIDPSILAIQRCDSLENVDESGAQEQNAES